In the genome of Myxococcus virescens, the window TCACCGGGCCCCGTGGGCGTTGGCAAGGCTCTTGAAGAGCATTGGCTACGGACTGGCGAAGGGGGATGGGCGTGGCGGCGACGATCGGACAGATGCGGGGTGGGGCGTGGGGCAACAGGGCTTCTTTCTACCTGTCACCGGCGTCCGTGGCCTTGTTGATGCTGAACCTGCTGGACGGGCTGTTCACCCTCTTCTTCCTCCAGTTGGGCGTGGCCGAGGAGCTCAACCCCATCATGCGGGAGGCCTATGAGCAGTCCCCCCTCTTCTTCATGTTCTCCAAGCTGGTCATCGTGAACGCGGGACTGTGGCTGCTGTGCATCCACCGGCACCTCAAGGCCAGCCGCATCGCCATCCGGCTGGGCGCCGCCGTGTATGCCGTCATCGTGGTCTACCACCTCGCGTTCCTGACCCACCTGGTCATGCACTGGCCGCAAATGCTGACCTAGCCTCCACTCGCAACGGCCGACTGTGGGTGCATTGAACAGTGGCGCAAATCTCTCTCGCGCCCGCGCTTGCATTTGGCACCCGGTATGTCCCAGGCTTCCCTTCAGCTCCGACCTTTCGGGTTCGGGGGGGGACCATGAACATCACCGACGTCCGGGTGTTTCCGGTCGAAGAGGACAAGCTCAAGGCGTACGTCACCATCACCTTGGACCACTGCTTCGTCATTCGCGATTTGAAGGTCATTCACGGCTCGACCGGGCTCTTCATCGCGATGCCAGCCAAGAAGCGGAAGGATGGGACGTACAAGGACATTGCCCACCCGCTCAACGCGGATACGCGGAGTCAAATGGAACGCGTCATCCTGATGGAGTACGAGCGACACCTCCATCAGGCGCAAGCCGGGATGCTCGTCGCAGCGCCAGCGGACCTCGACTAACGACTTCTTTCCTTCCGTCCGCGTCCAGGTTAGTCAGCGGCCCCACCATGCAGCCGCGTGACTTCAAGGTGTTCGCCGGGAACTCGAATCCCGGCCTGGCGCATCGCATCTGCGAGTACCTCAAGCGCCCTCTGGGCAAGGCGGAGGTCGGTCGCTTCTCTGACGGGGAGATTCACGTCGAGATCGGCGAGAACGTCCGCGGCCACGATGTCTTCATCCTCCAGTCGACCTGCCCGCCCGCGAACGACCACCTGATGGAGTTGCTCATCATGTGTGACGCGCTCAAGCGGGCGAGCGCTGGCTCCATCACCGCCGTCATTCCGTACTACGGGTACGCCCGTCAGGACCGGAAGGTGGCGCCGCGTACGCCCATCACCGCGAAGCTCATCGCGGACCTGCTGGAGTCGGCGGGCGCCGGGCGCGTGGTGTCCATGGACATGCACGCGGGGCAGATCCAGGGCTTCTTCAACATCCCCTCGGACCACCTCTACGGCTCGCCGGTGTTCCTGGAGGACCTGCGCAAGCGCTTCCCGGAGTCGCAGGAGCTGGTCATCGTCTCGCCGGACGCCGGCGGCGTGGAGCGCGCCCGCGCGTACTCCAAGCGGCTGAACACGGGCCTGGCCATCATCGACAAGCGCCGTCCCCGCCCCAACGCGTCGGAGGTGATGAACCTCATCGGCGACGTGAGCGGCAAGGACGCGGTGCTGGTGGACGACATGGTGGACACCGCCGGCACGCTCGCCCAGGCGGCCGCGGCGCTGAA includes:
- a CDS encoding DUF5658 family protein — protein: MGVAATIGQMRGGAWGNRASFYLSPASVALLMLNLLDGLFTLFFLQLGVAEELNPIMREAYEQSPLFFMFSKLVIVNAGLWLLCIHRHLKASRIAIRLGAAVYAVIVVYHLAFLTHLVMHWPQMLT
- the spoVG gene encoding septation regulator SpoVG; amino-acid sequence: MNITDVRVFPVEEDKLKAYVTITLDHCFVIRDLKVIHGSTGLFIAMPAKKRKDGTYKDIAHPLNADTRSQMERVILMEYERHLHQAQAGMLVAAPADLD
- a CDS encoding ribose-phosphate pyrophosphokinase, translating into MQPRDFKVFAGNSNPGLAHRICEYLKRPLGKAEVGRFSDGEIHVEIGENVRGHDVFILQSTCPPANDHLMELLIMCDALKRASAGSITAVIPYYGYARQDRKVAPRTPITAKLIADLLESAGAGRVVSMDMHAGQIQGFFNIPSDHLYGSPVFLEDLRKRFPESQELVIVSPDAGGVERARAYSKRLNTGLAIIDKRRPRPNASEVMNLIGDVSGKDAVLVDDMVDTAGTLAQAAAALKAKGARRVVAYAVHPILSGPAIQRIQDSVLEEVVFTDTVPLSPAAQACSKIRLLTTERLFGEAIARIHRADSLSSLFV